One window of the Streptomyces asoensis genome contains the following:
- a CDS encoding SDR family oxidoreductase: MDLSNRTVLIVGGTSGIGRELARRFAAAGSTVAVGGRSPEALSELAEEGFGTISIDVTDSASVTSARDTVLARYPELDTVVTMPGVMLLEDLRDPAHFEAAEKTIDTNLVGTIRVIDAFTPHLVRRGAGTFITVTSGIAFLPFPPMPTYAASKAAVHAYSEALRAQLDDTGVSVVELVPPAVATAGQEKVNPHALPLDDFATEVMQLLSEDPTPREILVKGVLMHRWAERDGTYDDLVAQRSQALAMLPSREG, translated from the coding sequence GTGGATCTCTCCAACCGCACCGTTCTCATCGTCGGCGGGACCTCCGGTATCGGGCGAGAGCTGGCCCGCCGGTTCGCCGCAGCGGGCAGCACCGTGGCCGTTGGCGGCCGCAGCCCGGAGGCACTATCGGAACTCGCCGAAGAGGGCTTCGGCACGATCAGCATCGATGTCACCGACAGTGCCTCCGTCACATCTGCCCGTGACACTGTGCTCGCCCGGTACCCCGAGCTGGACACCGTGGTGACGATGCCGGGCGTCATGCTCCTGGAGGACCTGCGCGACCCCGCGCACTTCGAGGCGGCAGAGAAGACGATCGACACCAACCTGGTGGGCACCATCCGGGTGATCGACGCCTTCACCCCGCACCTGGTCCGGCGGGGCGCCGGCACCTTCATCACCGTCACCTCCGGCATCGCCTTCCTGCCTTTCCCGCCCATGCCCACCTATGCCGCCTCGAAGGCCGCGGTGCACGCCTACTCCGAGGCACTGCGCGCGCAACTCGACGACACCGGCGTCAGCGTCGTCGAACTCGTCCCGCCGGCCGTCGCCACAGCAGGCCAGGAAAAGGTCAACCCGCACGCGCTGCCGCTCGACGACTTCGCCACCGAGGTCATGCAACTGCTTTCAGAGGACCCCACCCCCCGCGAAATCCTGGTGAAGGGGGTCCTCATGCACCGCTGGGCCGAGCGCGACGGCACCTATGACGACCTCGTCGCACAGCGTTCCCAGGCCCTGGCCATGCTCCCCAGCCGCGAAGGCTGA
- a CDS encoding helix-turn-helix transcriptional regulator: MKDEESGNRLGSYLRARRELISPAQAGIPPGGNRRVPGLRREEVALLAGISPDYYLRLERGRDKNPSPQVLEALARVLRLDDVERTYLLGLTAARPRAPRRKRPEHVPARVHQLLAHLQIPAFVEGRAFDVLTSNPMAVALSPRLRPGQNRLRSLFLDPEEQAFHQDWAKAAASFIAALRTTIGDDIDNPRFVELVGELALSSQRFRTLWARHDVRNLDGGTTTVHHPIVGDLRLHRDKLPIDDVILVVYYPDKDSDSDEKLQLLAALAQTEPADTAHSSPADAPHPKTP; this comes from the coding sequence ATGAAGGATGAGGAATCCGGCAACCGGCTCGGCAGCTACCTGCGCGCCCGGCGCGAGCTGATCTCACCGGCACAGGCAGGAATCCCGCCCGGCGGCAACCGCCGCGTGCCCGGCCTGCGCCGTGAGGAAGTCGCCCTGCTCGCCGGAATCAGCCCCGACTACTACCTGCGACTGGAACGCGGCCGCGACAAGAACCCCTCACCTCAGGTCCTCGAAGCACTCGCGCGTGTCCTGCGCCTCGACGACGTCGAGCGGACGTATCTGCTCGGCCTCACGGCAGCACGCCCCAGGGCTCCGCGCCGCAAGCGACCCGAGCACGTACCGGCACGGGTGCACCAGCTCCTCGCCCACCTTCAGATTCCCGCGTTCGTCGAAGGGCGTGCGTTCGATGTCCTGACCTCCAACCCCATGGCCGTCGCGCTCTCCCCGCGCCTGCGGCCCGGCCAGAACCGGCTTCGTTCCCTCTTCCTCGATCCCGAGGAACAAGCCTTTCACCAGGACTGGGCCAAAGCCGCCGCCAGCTTCATCGCCGCTCTTCGCACCACCATCGGGGACGACATCGACAACCCCCGGTTTGTGGAACTCGTCGGAGAGCTCGCACTGTCCAGTCAGCGGTTCCGCACCCTGTGGGCCCGACACGATGTCCGCAACCTCGACGGAGGCACCACCACCGTCCACCACCCCATCGTCGGTGATCTGCGGCTCCACCGCGACAAACTCCCCATTGACGACGTCATCCTCGTTGTCTACTACCCCGACAAGGACAGCGACAGCGACGAGAAGCTGCAACTCCTTGCCGCACTCGCACAGACCGAACCCGCCGACACAGCACACAGCAGTCCGGCAGACGCCCCGCACCCGAAAACACCCTGA
- a CDS encoding SDR family oxidoreductase: MPATDSTTLPVLVVGATGSLGSKVVDELLGRGKNVRALVRPASDASRLESRGVQIARGDMLDVDSLVAAMNGADAVITTAAGYTRGGKNANDIDTIGNANLAEAAHRTGIRRFVLTSILTSDQTPQVPHFWHKKLAEDKLEQLGVPFVALRPGAFLDQVATMAGNPLDKGRLIWMSKATVPLTFVRTSDLAAYLAAAVDAEAEAGERIDIGWDRPVSMREVADVMGHRAGKKIKVWAVPSVVVRAVGAVVGRFYPVVKDMAAMFGWFETGRYVADSRRQEQLFGPVPTAKDVLARFTDELRTAQHR; the protein is encoded by the coding sequence ATGCCTGCCACCGACTCAACCACTCTCCCGGTCCTCGTCGTCGGGGCGACCGGCTCCCTGGGGAGCAAGGTCGTCGACGAACTCCTGGGGCGCGGCAAGAACGTCCGCGCCCTGGTGAGGCCGGCCAGCGACGCCAGCCGGCTCGAAAGCCGGGGCGTTCAGATCGCCCGCGGCGACATGCTCGACGTCGACTCGCTCGTGGCCGCCATGAACGGCGCCGACGCCGTCATCACCACCGCCGCCGGCTACACCCGCGGCGGCAAGAACGCCAACGACATCGACACCATCGGCAACGCCAACCTCGCCGAGGCCGCCCACCGCACCGGCATCCGGCGGTTCGTCCTGACCAGCATCCTCACCAGCGACCAGACGCCCCAAGTCCCGCACTTCTGGCACAAGAAGCTCGCCGAAGACAAACTCGAACAGCTCGGCGTCCCGTTCGTCGCCCTGCGTCCGGGGGCCTTCCTCGACCAGGTCGCGACCATGGCGGGCAACCCGCTCGACAAGGGCCGCCTGATCTGGATGTCCAAGGCCACCGTTCCGCTGACCTTCGTCCGCACCTCCGATCTCGCGGCGTACCTGGCGGCCGCGGTCGACGCCGAGGCCGAGGCCGGTGAGCGGATCGACATCGGTTGGGACCGTCCGGTCAGCATGCGCGAGGTGGCCGACGTGATGGGCCACCGGGCCGGAAAGAAGATCAAGGTGTGGGCCGTCCCCTCCGTCGTCGTCCGCGCCGTAGGAGCCGTCGTCGGCCGCTTCTATCCGGTCGTCAAGGACATGGCCGCGATGTTCGGCTGGTTCGAGACCGGACGCTACGTCGCCGACTCCCGCCGCCAGGAGCAGCTGTTCGGCCCCGTCCCCACGGCCAAGGACGTCCTCGCCCGGTTCACCGACGAGCTGCGCACCGCACAGCACCGGTGA
- a CDS encoding MarR family winged helix-turn-helix transcriptional regulator: protein MPTPEFHIPTTADAGPMSYAIFQLARAHRAFAAALLREMDLHPGQELVLMHLFDRDGQSQSELLECLGVDHSTISKALRRMQDAGLVIREPAAHDRRVMVVHLTDKGRAMREPIAALWQALEETTARNLSEQQAESFVETAYAITEAISSRALPEEESA, encoded by the coding sequence ATGCCCACCCCCGAATTCCACATCCCCACGACGGCTGACGCAGGACCGATGAGCTACGCGATCTTCCAACTCGCCCGCGCCCACCGCGCCTTCGCCGCCGCCCTGCTGCGCGAGATGGACCTGCATCCCGGACAGGAACTGGTGCTGATGCACCTTTTCGACCGGGACGGCCAGTCCCAGTCCGAGCTGCTCGAATGCCTCGGCGTGGACCACTCCACCATCTCCAAGGCACTACGCCGCATGCAGGACGCCGGCCTGGTCATCCGCGAGCCGGCCGCACATGACCGGCGCGTCATGGTGGTCCACCTCACTGACAAGGGGCGGGCGATGCGCGAGCCCATCGCGGCCCTGTGGCAGGCCCTGGAGGAGACCACTGCCCGGAATCTGTCGGAGCAGCAGGCGGAGTCCTTCGTCGAGACCGCGTACGCCATCACCGAGGCGATCAGCAGCCGCGCGCTGCCGGAAGAAGAGTCCGCCTGA
- a CDS encoding DUF1330 domain-containing protein — MPKGYWVSAYRTISDPEKLAAYNKLAAPAVKAGGGRVLARGGRVVAHDAGIAERTVLIEFDSFEQAVAAHESAAYQEALVALSDGVERDFRIVEGID; from the coding sequence ATGCCCAAGGGCTACTGGGTCAGCGCCTACCGCACCATTTCAGACCCTGAGAAGCTGGCTGCTTACAACAAGCTGGCCGCTCCGGCCGTCAAGGCCGGGGGCGGTCGGGTCCTCGCCCGTGGCGGTCGGGTCGTGGCGCATGACGCCGGAATCGCCGAGCGCACCGTCCTGATCGAGTTCGACAGCTTCGAGCAGGCCGTCGCGGCGCACGAGAGTGCGGCCTACCAGGAGGCGCTGGTCGCCCTCTCCGACGGCGTCGAGCGCGACTTCCGCATCGTCGAAGGCATCGACTGA
- a CDS encoding MFS transporter has protein sequence MTGQPVGGVAVKAFPVARSEARLLVPALMFIALVVAAVASLGTPLITSVATSFHVSLGSAQWTLTVALLSGAVATPVLGRLGAGPHRRATILATLAVVVAGSALTVLPLPFAWLLVGRAAQGVGLGLTALMMGVARDHLPEERSAAVIALISVVSIIGAGVGYPLAALLAELGGVRAAYGLGLVVTAAALLTAWRSMPEAPEGRSAHVDVAGAVVLAAALLLVLFLAGERNLWSRHLAVAAGLAVVAVVLLCVWAVIELRSTKPLVDVRAVRHPAVAGANLAMFVGGIGMYLLLTLITRYAQTPHGAGYGFGLTTFVAGLVLIPFSVLGFVAGKLTPRVRTRIADPLLLAGSAVVVGGGFALFAAARSDLAELFAAMGVLGFGVGGFSAAMPGVILAVTPKSETSSAMSFNYVVRSVGYSLGSAIGGLILAAGTGPGHLFPDDSAYTTAALIGIGAMAITTLTSLALARRRSSETNP, from the coding sequence CTGACCGGGCAGCCGGTCGGCGGGGTCGCGGTGAAGGCGTTCCCGGTGGCGCGTTCCGAGGCGCGGCTGCTGGTCCCCGCCCTGATGTTCATCGCTCTGGTCGTGGCGGCGGTCGCCAGCCTCGGGACGCCGCTCATCACCAGCGTGGCGACCTCGTTCCACGTCTCGCTCGGCAGCGCGCAGTGGACGCTGACCGTCGCACTGCTCAGCGGCGCCGTCGCCACGCCGGTCCTGGGCCGGCTCGGAGCCGGCCCGCACCGGCGGGCCACGATCCTCGCCACTCTGGCGGTCGTCGTCGCCGGCAGCGCGCTCACCGTGCTGCCGCTGCCGTTCGCGTGGCTGCTGGTCGGCAGGGCGGCCCAGGGCGTCGGGCTCGGGCTGACGGCGCTGATGATGGGCGTGGCCCGGGACCACCTCCCCGAGGAGCGCAGCGCGGCCGTGATCGCCCTGATCTCGGTGGTCTCGATCATCGGGGCCGGCGTCGGCTACCCGCTGGCCGCACTGCTCGCCGAGCTCGGCGGGGTACGGGCCGCCTACGGCCTCGGCCTGGTCGTCACCGCCGCCGCCCTCCTGACCGCGTGGCGCTCCATGCCCGAAGCCCCCGAAGGCCGCTCCGCCCACGTGGACGTGGCAGGCGCGGTCGTCCTGGCCGCTGCGCTGCTCCTGGTGCTGTTCCTCGCCGGCGAACGGAATCTGTGGAGCCGGCACCTCGCCGTGGCGGCGGGCCTCGCCGTCGTCGCGGTGGTGCTGCTCTGCGTCTGGGCCGTCATCGAGCTGCGCAGCACGAAGCCCCTGGTCGATGTGCGGGCGGTGCGGCACCCGGCGGTCGCCGGGGCGAACCTCGCCATGTTCGTCGGCGGGATCGGCATGTACCTCCTGCTCACGCTCATCACCCGGTACGCGCAGACGCCGCACGGCGCCGGCTACGGCTTCGGGCTGACGACCTTCGTCGCCGGGCTGGTCCTCATCCCGTTCTCGGTGCTGGGGTTCGTCGCCGGCAAGCTCACGCCGCGGGTCCGGACGCGGATCGCCGACCCCCTGCTCCTGGCCGGCAGCGCCGTCGTGGTCGGCGGCGGGTTCGCCCTGTTCGCGGCGGCCCGGTCGGACCTGGCCGAACTGTTCGCGGCGATGGGCGTGCTCGGCTTCGGCGTCGGCGGCTTCTCGGCCGCGATGCCCGGCGTCATCCTGGCCGTCACCCCCAAGAGCGAGACGTCGAGCGCCATGAGCTTCAACTACGTCGTCCGCAGCGTCGGGTACTCCCTGGGCAGCGCCATCGGCGGCCTGATCCTCGCCGCGGGCACCGGCCCCGGCCACCTCTTCCCCGACGACAGCGCCTACACCACCGCGGCGCTGATCGGCATCGGCGCCATGGCGATCACGACGCTGACAAGCCTCGCTCTCGCCCGCCGACGCTCGTCCGAGACCAACCCGTAA
- a CDS encoding MarR family winged helix-turn-helix transcriptional regulator, whose protein sequence is MSLTSAATLATLDRTGPRRITDLAAVEGVTQPAMTALVRVMEESGLVERRGDASDKRVTMVCLTEAGASYVRTRRQAGVHAFERLIGELTGDEVEALVAALPALKHLAELESQDREGPKR, encoded by the coding sequence ATGAGCCTGACGTCCGCCGCCACCCTGGCCACCCTGGACCGGACCGGCCCGCGGCGCATCACCGATCTGGCCGCGGTCGAGGGCGTCACCCAGCCCGCGATGACCGCCCTGGTCCGGGTGATGGAGGAGTCCGGCCTGGTCGAGCGGCGGGGCGACGCGTCCGACAAGCGGGTCACGATGGTCTGCCTGACCGAGGCCGGCGCCTCCTATGTCCGGACGCGGCGCCAGGCGGGCGTCCACGCGTTCGAGCGGTTGATCGGCGAGCTCACCGGCGACGAGGTCGAGGCGCTGGTGGCGGCCCTTCCGGCGCTGAAGCATCTGGCAGAGCTCGAAAGCCAGGACCGGGAAGGGCCGAAGCGCTGA
- a CDS encoding dihydrofolate reductase family protein, with amino-acid sequence MRKLIYGMNLTLDGYIAAPGDDIGWSVPSDELFQFWSDQLQATNLSLYGRKLWQTMSSYWPTGDQQPDATPAEIEFARRWRDMSKVVFSSTIDKVDWNTRLVTGDAVAEITRLRAEDGGPMDIGGATLAGAAMRAGLIDEYVLATAPVLVGGGTPFFTALDNWVNLNLVETRTFPCGVILTRYETRR; translated from the coding sequence ATGCGGAAACTGATCTACGGCATGAACCTGACCCTGGACGGCTACATCGCCGCGCCCGGCGACGACATCGGCTGGAGCGTGCCGAGCGACGAGCTGTTCCAGTTTTGGTCCGACCAGTTGCAGGCGACCAACCTGTCGCTGTACGGGCGCAAGCTGTGGCAGACGATGAGCTCCTACTGGCCGACCGGCGACCAGCAGCCCGACGCCACCCCGGCGGAGATCGAGTTCGCGCGCCGCTGGCGGGACATGTCGAAGGTGGTGTTCTCCTCGACGATCGACAAGGTCGACTGGAACACCCGCCTGGTCACCGGCGACGCGGTCGCCGAGATCACCCGGCTCAGGGCCGAGGACGGCGGCCCGATGGACATCGGCGGCGCGACGCTGGCCGGGGCGGCCATGCGGGCCGGGCTGATCGACGAGTACGTGCTGGCCACCGCGCCGGTCCTGGTGGGCGGCGGCACGCCGTTCTTCACCGCGCTGGACAACTGGGTGAACCTGAACCTGGTGGAGACGCGGACGTTTCCCTGCGGCGTGATCCTGACCAGGTACGAGACGAGGCGCTGA
- a CDS encoding dihydrofolate reductase family protein: MDQLLRVQNFTISSDGVAAGEDQSLERPFGHHIDPGKLFAWAGATASWPNRTEPGGSRGLDDYFTRDFSHKIGAEIMGRNKFGPQRGPWHDNEWRGWWGDEPPFHTPVFVLTHHKRPSFRLGDTTFHFVDGDPATVLAQARKAAQGMDVRLGGGVSTIREFLDADLVDTLHVAVAPVKLGSGLRLWDSPDQLLDRFHMEVVPSSSGVTHHLFWRR, translated from the coding sequence ATGGATCAGCTGCTGCGAGTGCAGAACTTCACGATCTCCAGCGATGGTGTCGCCGCTGGCGAGGACCAGAGCCTGGAGCGGCCTTTCGGCCACCACATCGATCCGGGAAAGCTCTTCGCCTGGGCCGGCGCCACGGCGAGCTGGCCCAACCGCACCGAGCCCGGAGGAAGCCGGGGCCTGGACGACTACTTCACCCGGGACTTCAGCCACAAAATCGGCGCCGAGATCATGGGCCGCAACAAGTTCGGACCCCAGCGCGGCCCGTGGCACGACAACGAATGGCGCGGCTGGTGGGGTGACGAGCCGCCCTTCCACACGCCGGTGTTCGTCCTGACCCACCACAAGCGTCCATCCTTCAGGCTCGGCGACACCACATTCCATTTCGTGGACGGCGACCCCGCCACCGTTCTCGCGCAGGCGCGAAAGGCCGCGCAGGGCATGGACGTCCGGCTCGGCGGCGGCGTGAGCACCATCCGGGAGTTCCTCGACGCCGACCTTGTCGACACCCTCCATGTGGCCGTCGCACCGGTGAAACTCGGATCCGGGCTACGCCTGTGGGACTCGCCCGACCAACTGCTCGACCGGTTCCACATGGAGGTCGTGCCCAGCTCGAGCGGTGTGACACATCACCTCTTCTGGCGCAGATGA
- a CDS encoding NADPH-dependent F420 reductase: MARALAGRALVGGNAVEIIGRDPAKAKELAATLGGATDGTAGAAPAGDIVIPAAPYAGAGAVVREYGDALRGKVIVDITNPVAPDLRGFVVPDGSSGAQEIAKAAPDDAHVVKAFNTVFSHVLAAGPVEGRPLDVFIAGDDAQAKARVSAFVESLGLRPWDTGELSMARALENVGLLELGLMSHSVKHTNFSLGITFLG, encoded by the coding sequence ATGGCCCGTGCTTTGGCCGGCCGGGCCCTCGTCGGCGGTAACGCCGTCGAGATCATCGGCCGCGACCCGGCCAAGGCCAAGGAATTGGCCGCCACGCTCGGCGGCGCCACGGACGGCACGGCCGGGGCCGCCCCGGCCGGGGACATCGTTATCCCCGCCGCGCCGTACGCCGGCGCGGGGGCGGTGGTGAGGGAGTACGGGGACGCACTGCGCGGCAAGGTCATCGTCGACATCACCAACCCCGTGGCCCCCGACCTGCGGGGCTTCGTCGTCCCCGACGGCAGTTCCGGCGCGCAGGAGATCGCCAAGGCGGCTCCCGACGACGCGCATGTCGTCAAGGCGTTCAACACTGTGTTCTCCCACGTTCTGGCGGCCGGCCCGGTCGAGGGCCGCCCTCTGGACGTGTTCATCGCCGGCGACGACGCGCAGGCGAAGGCACGCGTGTCGGCGTTCGTCGAGAGCTTGGGGCTGCGCCCCTGGGACACCGGGGAGCTGTCCATGGCGCGGGCACTGGAGAACGTCGGCCTGCTGGAGTTGGGCCTCATGAGCCACTCCGTCAAGCACACCAATTTCTCCCTCGGCATCACCTTTCTCGGCTGA
- a CDS encoding LysR family substrate-binding domain-containing protein, whose product MLMLRGRHPDVVVDVQRIEGNDQAAMLLDGRIDVGYVRLPIDEAGLRVTPLYTEPRVAVLPAGHRLAGKEEVTEADLAGEPLVWHGGPSTQPTKRPLRNAGYPVLGVDETLEHVAAGRGISFLARSASVFYSHPDVVYVPIPDLAPAQVCLAVAASHTSPVVDDFVTAAQSTAEITAECGNHEMWQLGGDAVTRHA is encoded by the coding sequence ATGCTGATGCTGCGGGGCCGGCACCCGGACGTGGTCGTGGACGTGCAGCGGATCGAAGGGAACGACCAGGCTGCGATGCTGCTCGACGGCCGCATCGACGTCGGCTATGTGCGGCTGCCCATCGACGAGGCCGGCCTGCGCGTCACCCCGCTGTACACCGAGCCGCGGGTAGCGGTACTGCCCGCCGGACACCGGCTTGCCGGCAAGGAGGAGGTCACCGAGGCCGACCTGGCCGGCGAACCGCTGGTCTGGCACGGTGGCCCGAGCACGCAGCCCACCAAGCGCCCGCTGCGCAATGCCGGGTACCCGGTGCTCGGGGTGGACGAGACGCTCGAGCATGTCGCGGCCGGACGGGGCATCTCCTTCCTGGCCCGTTCGGCGTCCGTGTTCTACTCGCATCCAGACGTCGTCTATGTGCCCATACCGGATCTGGCGCCCGCCCAGGTGTGCCTCGCGGTGGCGGCATCGCACACCTCGCCGGTAGTGGATGACTTCGTCACTGCGGCTCAGTCGACGGCCGAGATCACGGCAGAATGTGGAAACCATGAGATGTGGCAGCTTGGAGGCGATGCCGTCACAAGGCACGCTTGA
- a CDS encoding VOC family protein, whose translation MRSRTGGMWWGTTIEAPDPSGLARFYAELLDWHIAHEEPGTAIVAASPQGPFFVFQQAEGYRAPVWPPADGDQRPMMHFDFQVGDLDSAVAEAVALGAIVAEFQPQENVRVLFDPAGHPFCLCRDDN comes from the coding sequence ATGCGATCTCGAACAGGCGGCATGTGGTGGGGGACCACGATCGAAGCGCCTGATCCCAGCGGCTTGGCGAGGTTCTATGCCGAGCTCCTCGATTGGCACATCGCGCACGAAGAGCCGGGAACAGCCATCGTGGCCGCTTCCCCGCAAGGGCCGTTCTTCGTGTTCCAGCAGGCGGAGGGTTATCGGGCTCCGGTGTGGCCACCGGCCGACGGTGACCAGCGCCCGATGATGCACTTCGACTTCCAGGTCGGCGACCTGGACTCGGCGGTCGCCGAGGCGGTCGCCCTGGGCGCCATCGTGGCGGAGTTCCAGCCGCAGGAAAACGTACGAGTGCTCTTCGACCCTGCTGGGCACCCCTTCTGCCTGTGTCGCGACGACAATTAG
- a CDS encoding transposase: MPDAALAEIGDDRSRFSDARVVKAYAGAAPVTRASGRSHVVGARTVKHQRLASVGYMRAFVTLRTDAPRAHHDRRRAGGERHTAALRNLFNKLLGCLLHCLQNRTTYDPDLAFPACSTLAA; the protein is encoded by the coding sequence TTGCCTGATGCGGCACTAGCCGAGATCGGCGACGACCGCTCCCGGTTCTCCGACGCGCGGGTGGTGAAGGCATACGCCGGCGCGGCACCCGTCACACGGGCGTCAGGCCGCAGCCACGTCGTCGGGGCCCGGACCGTCAAGCACCAACGACTGGCCAGCGTCGGCTACATGCGGGCCTTTGTCACCCTCCGCACCGACGCTCCACGCGCCCACCACGACAGGCGACGAGCCGGCGGAGAACGCCACACCGCCGCACTGCGGAACCTGTTCAACAAGCTCCTGGGCTGCCTCCTCCACTGCCTCCAGAACCGAACGACATACGACCCCGACCTAGCCTTCCCGGCCTGCTCGACCCTCGCCGCCTGA
- a CDS encoding TetR/AcrR family transcriptional regulator — MPRGTKDDVTPGPGGRELTRRRVIEAAADLLGREGREAVTTRAVAAAAGLQPPAIYRHFADMDALLDAVAEHGYATFLAAKHAEPNPSDPLEDLRAGWDLAVEFGLANPALYAMMYGEPRRGTTSAAFQAGMEILLGRIRRLAAAGWLRVEEHLAAAIIHATARGAVLTWLSMSDDQRDPTLLTSLREAMVTAVTNQKPDVQDPGAAGAARALRAALPEQTALSSAEQHLLNEWLGRIAADG; from the coding sequence ATGCCTCGAGGAACAAAGGACGACGTCACCCCCGGCCCCGGCGGGCGCGAGCTCACCCGCCGCCGCGTGATCGAGGCCGCCGCGGACCTGCTGGGGCGCGAGGGCCGCGAAGCGGTCACCACCCGTGCGGTCGCAGCGGCGGCCGGTTTGCAGCCCCCGGCGATCTATCGCCACTTCGCTGACATGGACGCACTGCTCGATGCGGTGGCCGAGCACGGCTACGCCACGTTCCTGGCGGCCAAGCACGCCGAGCCCAACCCCAGCGACCCGCTCGAGGACCTGCGCGCCGGCTGGGACCTTGCCGTCGAGTTCGGGCTCGCGAACCCCGCGCTGTACGCGATGATGTACGGCGAGCCCAGGCGCGGCACGACCTCTGCCGCTTTCCAGGCAGGCATGGAGATTCTGCTTGGCCGCATTCGCCGTCTCGCCGCGGCCGGCTGGCTACGCGTCGAGGAGCACCTCGCGGCCGCGATCATCCACGCGACCGCGCGGGGGGCCGTGCTCACCTGGCTGTCGATGTCCGACGATCAACGCGACCCGACCCTGCTCACGTCTCTGCGAGAGGCCATGGTCACCGCCGTCACCAACCAGAAGCCCGACGTACAGGACCCGGGCGCGGCCGGTGCGGCCCGGGCCCTGCGCGCCGCACTGCCCGAACAGACAGCCCTGAGCAGCGCAGAGCAGCACCTGCTCAACGAATGGCTCGGCCGTATCGCGGCCGACGGGTAA
- a CDS encoding amidohydrolase family protein: protein MPDKIKIVALEEHVALPGLLDAWAKAGVPQIPQLGFGDEPFARRLRDFGEQRLADMDDQGIDVAVLSLASPGVQNLSAADAVVAAREANDTLADIVAGRPDRFQAFAAIPTAAPEAAAAELERAVTQLGFPGAMLYGRTGDKLADAPEFDDLYAAAAGLGVPLHFHPQTPVKPVLDAYYSGFDDGVGMARSTGMGLATAGLGWYFDLGIQYLRMIFSGVFDRHLELQVIAGHWGEVVLFYLDHTGIMAHNAKLERPLADYFTQNFWVCGSGTVSERYMRWTSEVVGTERMMYSTDYPYTFGTRPGGFPFLDTANGVARSFLEQAPFSHEEKAAIGSGNWEKLTGHVTANR from the coding sequence ATGCCGGACAAGATCAAGATCGTGGCTCTCGAGGAACACGTCGCCCTGCCTGGGCTGCTCGACGCGTGGGCCAAGGCGGGGGTGCCGCAGATTCCGCAGCTCGGGTTCGGCGACGAGCCGTTCGCCCGGCGGTTGCGGGACTTCGGCGAGCAGCGCCTGGCCGACATGGACGACCAGGGCATCGACGTCGCGGTCCTGTCCCTGGCCTCGCCGGGCGTGCAGAACCTCAGCGCCGCAGACGCCGTCGTCGCGGCCCGCGAGGCCAACGACACGCTGGCCGACATCGTCGCCGGGCGGCCCGACCGCTTCCAAGCCTTCGCCGCCATCCCCACCGCGGCGCCCGAGGCCGCCGCGGCCGAACTGGAGCGCGCGGTCACCCAGCTCGGGTTCCCCGGCGCGATGCTCTATGGGCGCACCGGCGACAAGCTCGCCGACGCCCCGGAGTTCGACGACCTCTACGCGGCCGCCGCGGGACTGGGAGTTCCCCTGCACTTCCACCCGCAGACCCCTGTCAAGCCGGTCCTCGACGCGTACTACTCAGGCTTCGACGACGGAGTCGGGATGGCGCGCAGTACGGGCATGGGGCTCGCGACGGCGGGGCTGGGCTGGTACTTCGACCTGGGCATCCAGTACCTGCGGATGATCTTCTCCGGGGTGTTCGACCGGCACCTCGAGTTGCAGGTGATCGCCGGACACTGGGGCGAGGTCGTCCTGTTCTATTTGGACCACACCGGGATCATGGCGCACAACGCGAAGCTGGAACGCCCGCTGGCCGACTACTTCACGCAGAACTTCTGGGTGTGCGGCAGCGGCACGGTCAGCGAGCGCTACATGCGGTGGACCTCGGAGGTCGTCGGGACCGAGCGAATGATGTACTCCACCGACTACCCCTACACATTCGGGACCCGGCCCGGCGGATTCCCCTTCCTCGACACCGCCAACGGGGTCGCCCGCTCGTTCCTCGAGCAAGCGCCGTTCAGCCACGAGGAAAAGGCCGCCATCGGATCCGGCAACTGGGAGAAGCTAACCGGGCACGTCACGGCCAACCGCTGA